One Arachis hypogaea cultivar Tifrunner chromosome 2, arahy.Tifrunner.gnm2.J5K5, whole genome shotgun sequence genomic window, agGATATAGATATTTTAAtaacatttaaaaattttttatactatatGTTATAGGAAGAGTTTTAAATATATCGAAAATATCAGTgttcagttgttttaaccgttgatccaaattataaaaaatatatataatatattaattgaaatcaacggttaaaacaattaGAACACCAGTATTTCCAGTACATTTAAAAGTTTTCTTATATTATATATGCTATTTTTTATACCAATTTTGAAGTTATCGTTAAAATCGTCGCTAATAGTGACGGTTGTAAAAATCGCCACAGAAATGTTGTAATCCGATGATCTTAGTGaagtgtatattttattttattttattttataattaatcatGAGTAATCAAAATAAAGAAGAGTACTCATTATTATCATGTGTAgcacaaattaaaattaattactattatcTGGATCGATATTGTTGtaattaatatatgattattTGGTTTTTATTTGTAGCTGAATATGCGAACCTGCCATTGATACCACCATTTCTACAACCTGGTAATTACACACAATTCTATGGTGGAGTGAACTTTGCGTCTGGTGGAGCAGGTGCTCTTGTTGAAACTTTTGAAGGTTCGGTaagtaaatacaaaaatatatttattttaaaaaacattaTTTTTCTTGTATTATTAGAAATTCTGAGTTATATATATTCAAGTACAAATTCAACACGGAATTGCTAAACTATTGAGTTGTTAAACGATTTAGAAGCTAAGCAATAATAAACATGATGAGCTTTTTCCTTGGTCCGAATGCACCTACTACTATTTCATTCACATGTTATTAGTTATTAGTGTATAAAGCTTAGCTTAATGGAACTTTGAACAAGTTTTTATATGAACATAGCTAGTGATATAGCTGTTAGTAATTGaccaaattataaattatatgctACGTACACTACTTTGCCGCCAAGCATATATAGATGACTATAATGCTAGCTAGATAACCACGTTCACATTATAGATTAATTAGCTTATAAGAAAAGTTCAAAAACCAGtagaatttgttattttttattaacacttttagttattaatttaattattttagtttaataatatatttttaatttatatttttaaatattaatgattaattactGGTCTTGACTCTCTAATATTCTTCTTTAACTTAATTGATTAATATCAATTTTAGAAGTTAGGGTGGAGATGAACCTAATGTTGAGAAAGAATTATTATTTGTATTCATAACATAGACGcgcaaagaaaaaagagaatagTGCTGGTGGATATGTTAAGAACAAAATTATGTAATTAATGTGAAGctaccatttttatttatttatttgcaataGTTAAATACACTTGATGGTAAAAGtaaattatacaattatttttagAGAAAACGCAAATAAAAAACCATcttataaaacttaaaaacaaaaaaacaaaacaatattTTATAAATCCTTAGTATTTTAGAATAGCACTAAGGCTTacatttgattataaaaataagataagataagacactgaaaataagatataaaaattagtggtcttattttttgtttgataataaactagaataaattatgaaagtctaattaactctaatttttttcatataaaaattttgaaaaaaagattaataataaaaaatataattttaaaaaattaataaaaataataaaaaaataaattattttttattaatatttttatattttttctgtcaaaaatacaaaatacactaatttattaTTCCTGAACATAATatctctatttatattttatttgacaaaCATAATTTTATATCTCTGTTTCAATATTCCGTATCCGTAAACAAATACATCCTAAGAGTCACATCATTTGCATAACACATATACACACATCTTGCCAATCTCTGAGTATATTATACCAATTAATATCGATCACAAGTTACCACTTTATATAAGTTTCTCATTTTTAATATATCTATAATTTGCCTCTAatattaatagaaataatattttttccgtTCACAAAATTTTCTCAAAGTTGAGAGTCCATGAAAAAGGTGCAGTGATAGGTCAAACATCAAGTACAACTGTGATTCAAAGACAAGAAGCAGTACAAGCACAAGTAGTCATTGGACCCATGACACCAAACAAGACCAGAATCAATAAATCACTCATGGCCCAAccaatcaatttaattaattatttgaccATGAAATTATAAATGAAATGCATGATAGAGATAATTTTGAAAgaatttcaaagacaaaaaagatagagtgtgtgtgtgtggaaAAATGATCTGGTAGGAGTCATTTCATGGATAGAAGTCGATTCCATGAAAAGGATATATAACTAATTAACTAtaattgttttttaaattttatgaagaaCATTTAAGACGTTTTCTGAAAAATCATACATAGTCCAcaaatcaaaaatcaattttgttCAAATTTTCGTAAATTATACATCAATTATTGCATTATGTTATAACCTTACGTTACAATTTATGATGCGAAATCTAAGGAAAAGTGCtagaaaattaaattcaaggaaaatATAATTAGAAATGAAAGTGATATAACCTTAGTTTACTCACTTTttcactattttctcttctatgTGGCCAACAAATAAGACTAAGATGATCCCATCAGTTctcatttcatattttttttcccctttactttattttctttccaAATATATTGTTGATATATATTGTGCAAGTAATTTATAACCTCAAATGTCTCTATTTCATAGTCACATCAAAATAGTAGTGGAGCTGATGAATTATTTCTTAGAGGataattattacttttattattgttgtttccattttaaattttatttttttatttcagtgaacttaataaaagaaattaggaactaaatataaaaaaaaagacaacTAGGAACTGTAATAATACTATTtctccaaaaaatttaaattgataggaGGAGCTACaagaataattatatatctaacacGCTCCATTAAATAAGagctttttttgtttaaattttttgtatgaactttttttttcttgattagtcttatgctgaatttttttaatttaataacaatcaaattctaaattttttggtGATCATAAAAGTTCTGATACTATATCATACTAttactttttctaaaaatttaaacgaATAAAAAGAGACACataaataaatgattatatatgTTTCAGGAATTACTAGTATTATACTTCTTTGATAATTTGTaacatcaattttatttttcaggTAATACCTCTGAAAACACAAGCTAGAGATCACTTCAAGAAAGTAGCAACATGGTTGGAGCACAAGTTAGGAAGTTATGAAGCTAAAATGTTATTATCAAGAGGTGTATACATGTTTAGCATTGGAACCAACGATTACCTTAGCCCATTCTTGACTCAATCTGATGTTCTTAACTCTTTCTCTCACTCACAATATGTTGACATGGTGGTTGGTAACATCACTTCCATTATCAAGGTATATAGAGTTCTAATTTATGGCACCTCTATATATATGTTCAAATATAGAGTTAGATTATGGCACATAATGGGATCTTAGAAATATAAGATAAGGATCCTATAAACTTTTTAGTTGGTGATGGCTAATAATCATTTTCTTCATATGAGAGTTAGACAATAATCATTTTCTGTCtagatatttaattttaattgaaaagtgatattaaaataattatttgtaattataatattatatataagatAAATAGTTACTAGTTAATAAAAGGGTATAATataattattctattattatattattatcatcattaagGTCaacttgataaaaaaatattgtatagttttagaaaatatttttacaaataatTAAGGTTTAAATTTAGTCTTTTTATTATAAGTTTAAGAAAAGCTTtaattctttaattaattttaattatatacatgATTATCCTTTTTAAACAGAAGTTttgtgagaaaaaaaaaattatttctttcctttcatttttcCTAACACACTACTCTTAAGTTAACTCTAGTTGTGGAATATGCAAACaatatatctttaattttatcatcataaCAAATATTATCCGTACatcaaaatcagttattaatatatttatgtataaatacatgtataatttaatttatttttaatgtatacttatattccaatatatattttataataatgactgattttagtggttaattttagtgtatacgtaGCATAGTTGATCACAGCATACATAGTATAACAATCTGCTTGCTTTTCTAAGTAATTAACTTATTATATTGATGATTAGGGTTATTCAAAAGTATTTGTAATAAGTGTAAATATAAATGCTGATGCATGGTATATTGGTATGGTGTATTGGCAGGGAATATATAAGAAAGGGGCTAGAAAGTTTGTGTTCATGAACTTGCCACCATTGGGTTGTCTTCCAGGGACCAGAATAATAAAGTCAGATGGAAATGGAAGCTGCTTACAACAACTTTCATCACTTGCAAAATTACATAATCAAGCTCTATCTTTGGCTCTCTTTAAATTGGAGAAGCAGCTAAAGGGCTTCAAATATTCTCTCTATGATTTCAATGCTGATGTAACTCAAATGATCAACCACCCCTTTAAATATGGTTAGTAatccttaattaattattgtttagATTGAATTACCCTTGAATTAATTTATTCCCCTACTTTATTTATTCTAAGCTAGCACTTTGCAAATCAACAAAGAGTTTAATTGTTATGTGCttattattatgaaaaagaaTGTTAGGAGTGTTTAGTTTgcgttattattttttgttttacttttagaattttgttaaaaaaattagtaaaaataataaaattatattttgtatttttatctcatgttttctcttttttttttcacataattttaaaattaggcAAGactaaaaaaaaacacaaactatGAAACTAAACATACCTTTATATTTTCAGTCAATcaaaattttatatgttttttaattatttttaaatagttagTATGTACTTAATCCAAACACTTttgctaatatatatatatatatatatatatatatatatatatatatatatatatatatatatatatatatatatatgattagatttctgtataaattaaaatacttttacATTGTGAATAcatgaaaattaaatataattaataatttaaatttttggttaattaattaagtatttgatttgatgtaggttttttttttttttttggtcttgatTTGATGTAGGTTTGAAGGAAGGAAAATCAGCATGCTGTGGGAGTGGAGCATTTAGAGGAGAGTACAGTTGTGGGGGTAAAAGAGGGAATAAGCATTTTGAGTTATGTGACAAACCCAATGAATATTTGTTTTGGGACTCATACCATCTTACAGAAAGTGCTTATAAACAATTGGCAACTAGGATGTGGGCTTACACAACTAACTCTCACTTTCTTGGGCCTTACACTATTAGTGATTTCTTCTAAGCCCAATACTTTGTTTTCCAATTCATTCTTGTTTTTCCCTTTGTTGCCACAATATATTTTTCAGTTATGAATTAAAATGTAGGTGCAAGCTATGGTATTTATATATATCTACCTAATTTactaaaaaaagttaatattaaatttaaaaagtaaataatttttaaatatttaaaatttatcataaagGGCAAGTTAAGAAATTTCGATACTAAAATTATAGATACCAAAAAATTTACCTAAAAATGTAATTGTAGCTTAATTTACTACTATGATAGTGAGGCATTAATTGATCATATACAATATTAAATTAATTGAGTAatgttaggaagacaaaaaaataacCAGAActtacattatttaatatttattaattatcgtaataattaataaatactaaataagacaaattatgactatttttggctgattttctttgattATCAAACATTTCCGAAATTAAAAAGTCAACTGCGAGTTGCCATTGCTAGTGTAACGGATTCATTGACTAGGTATATACAACATTAAATTAAAATTGCattctagaattttttttttatgggcTCGTTTGTCTTTTTTAGCTATTATTAGTTTACTACAGttcttttttctattatttaataatatttttaattaaaaagttgTAATGCAAAGATGATAATAACTTGTATGAGATCATGAATATGACATATATGCAACAAGTGTAATGTATTCCACAAATTTTCTCAATTGAAAATATATGAagcaatagaaaaataaaagaaaaaaaataacagaaTTATCACTGGATATCCCAATTTAAAAAGATCTTTGACTCCTTTGGCATCTTTAGctgtttatgcattttttttttaaattaggagtAAAATTCAACCTGATACCTCTAAATAAAAAAGAGTTTATGTTATTTGATTTATAACTCGtgtttatatatcttttttttttcaaaatatatccatttttatcaattatttatttcaatgttTGTCCACATAAATATGACATTATTGTATTTAACGTTAGAGTAGGAACTATAACTCAAATAATATAGTATTTTCATATTCATTTAGAAGTTACGGGTTCGAATCTTTTTATTTGTGGTAGAAAAAAAAGATTAGAATAGAAGCGAAATTTAGTCTATTAAAAATTCACATggtgaaaaataattaatttattctcgaataaaaaaaaataaaagttaaaaaaaaaaaagagaaaccttGGACGGCAAGCAATGTCATAATTAATAAATCATGATTCCTAATGTAGTTTATATATCAAACTCCAAATTTGAATATGCATGAATGCCACCAGCAACACATTAATTAGAGAAAATCACAAATTATAAGAAGGGAGCTACACCTGAATATTGCATTATTGCAAGTGTAACTAACTATGTCTATATTCACCTTCTATCTTTGCTATTTCATactcaatattattattattattggttacTCCTTTTCCCATCAAAGCCATGCCTCTTATTATTGCTTGCCACAAAACCACAGAGCCCTATTCATATTTGGAGATTCATTGTTTGATAATGGAAACAATAACTACATCAACACCACCACTTTTCTTCAGTCAAATTTTCCTCCTTATGGCAAAACTTTTTTCAAATATCCCTCTGGAAGATTTTCTGATGGACGTGTAATACCAGATTTTATTGGTATGTCTCACTTCAaacaataatttaattattaattctttcatgataaatatattttttaaaagagttTTTTgacaaatatattataatattaagtATACTCTTTAAAGGTTTCTtcaattattgaaaatttttaaatttt contains:
- the LOC112735347 gene encoding GDSL esterase/lipase 5, with product MKLMMANIASCIFSLLYLLSLTLFFSPTLGRSINNNKKHVIGLFIFGDSFLDAGNNNYINTTPYDQANFFPYGQTYFNFPTGRFSDGRLISDFIAEYANLPLIPPFLQPGNYTQFYGGVNFASGGAGALVETFEGSVIPLKTQARDHFKKVATWLEHKLGSYEAKMLLSRGVYMFSIGTNDYLSPFLTQSDVLNSFSHSQYVDMVVGNITSIIKGIYKKGARKFVFMNLPPLGCLPGTRIIKSDGNGSCLQQLSSLAKLHNQALSLALFKLEKQLKGFKYSLYDFNADVTQMINHPFKYGLKEGKSACCGSGAFRGEYSCGGKRGNKHFELCDKPNEYLFWDSYHLTESAYKQLATRMWAYTTNSHFLGPYTISDFF